The Mycolicibacterium mageritense genome contains a region encoding:
- a CDS encoding vWA domain-containing protein, with translation MANAHGHTSRYSRYTGGPDPLAPPIDLRDALEQIGQNVMEGSSPRRALQELMRRGTKGMRGTDRLAAEANRRRRELLQRNNLDGTLAEIKKLLDEAVLAERKELARALDDDARFGELQLESLSPSPAKAVQELSDYSWRSPEAREKYEQIKDLLGREMLDQRFAGMKQALENATDEDRQRVNDMLDDLNDLLDKHARGEDTEQDFQDFMNKHGEFFPENPRDIEELLDSLAQRAAAAQRFRNSLSPEQRAELDALAQQAFGSPSLMNALNRLDSHLQAARPGEDWTGSQRFSGDEPLGMGEGAQAMADIAELEQLADALSQSYSGATMDDVDLEALARQLGDDAAIDARTLAELERALVNQGFLDRGSDGQWRLSPKAMRQLGQTALRDVAQQLSGRHGERDTRRAGAAGELTGATRPWQFGDTEPWNVTRTVTNAVLRQAGTGVAERPIRFAVEDVEISETETRTQACVALLVDTSFSMVMENRWLPMKRTALALNHLISTRFRSDALQIIAFGRYARTVTAAELAGLEGVYEQGTNLHHALALASRHLRRHPNAQPVVLIVTDGEPTAHLEGFDDGAEVFFDYPPHPRTLAHTVRGFDEVARLGAQITIFRLGSDPQLARFVDQVARHVAGRVVVPDLDGLGAAVVGDYLRSRRR, from the coding sequence ATGGCTAACGCCCACGGGCACACCTCGCGGTATTCGCGATACACGGGCGGTCCCGATCCGCTGGCACCGCCGATCGACCTGCGTGACGCACTCGAGCAGATCGGTCAGAACGTCATGGAGGGCAGCTCGCCGCGCCGGGCCCTGCAGGAGCTGATGCGCCGCGGCACCAAGGGCATGCGCGGCACCGACCGGCTGGCCGCCGAGGCCAACCGCCGCCGCCGGGAACTGCTGCAGCGCAACAACCTCGACGGCACCCTGGCCGAGATCAAGAAGCTGCTCGACGAGGCCGTGCTTGCCGAGCGCAAGGAGCTCGCGCGGGCCCTGGACGACGACGCGCGGTTCGGCGAGCTGCAGCTCGAATCCCTCTCGCCGTCACCGGCGAAGGCCGTGCAGGAGCTCTCGGACTACTCCTGGCGCTCACCCGAGGCGCGCGAGAAGTACGAGCAGATCAAGGATCTGCTGGGCCGCGAGATGCTCGACCAGCGCTTCGCCGGCATGAAGCAGGCGCTGGAGAACGCGACCGACGAGGACCGTCAGCGCGTCAACGACATGCTCGATGACCTCAACGATCTGCTCGACAAGCACGCCCGTGGCGAGGACACCGAGCAGGATTTCCAGGACTTCATGAACAAGCACGGCGAGTTCTTCCCGGAGAACCCGCGCGACATCGAGGAGCTGCTCGACTCGCTGGCCCAGCGGGCGGCCGCGGCACAGCGCTTCCGCAACAGCCTCTCGCCCGAGCAGCGCGCCGAGCTCGATGCCCTGGCACAGCAGGCGTTCGGCTCGCCGTCGCTGATGAACGCGCTCAACCGGCTCGATTCGCACCTGCAGGCCGCCCGGCCCGGTGAGGACTGGACCGGCTCACAGCGGTTCTCCGGTGACGAGCCGCTCGGGATGGGCGAGGGTGCGCAGGCGATGGCCGACATCGCCGAGTTGGAGCAGCTCGCCGATGCGCTGTCGCAGAGCTATTCCGGGGCGACGATGGACGATGTCGATCTCGAAGCGTTGGCCCGTCAGCTCGGTGACGACGCCGCGATCGATGCCCGCACACTGGCCGAACTCGAGCGGGCCCTGGTCAACCAAGGCTTCCTGGACCGCGGTTCCGATGGCCAGTGGCGGCTTTCGCCCAAGGCCATGCGCCAGCTCGGCCAGACCGCGTTGCGCGATGTGGCGCAGCAGCTTTCGGGCCGTCACGGTGAGCGGGACACGCGACGGGCCGGGGCGGCCGGCGAGCTGACCGGCGCGACGCGGCCGTGGCAGTTCGGCGACACCGAGCCGTGGAACGTCACCCGCACCGTCACGAATGCCGTGCTGCGGCAGGCGGGCACCGGTGTCGCGGAGCGGCCCATCCGATTCGCGGTCGAAGACGTCGAGATCTCCGAGACCGAAACCCGCACGCAGGCCTGCGTGGCTCTGCTGGTCGACACGTCGTTCTCGATGGTGATGGAGAACCGCTGGTTGCCGATGAAGCGCACCGCGCTCGCGCTCAACCATCTGATCTCGACGCGCTTCCGGTCAGATGCCTTGCAGATCATCGCGTTCGGGCGCTACGCCAGGACGGTGACCGCCGCCGAGTTGGCCGGGCTGGAGGGTGTCTACGAGCAGGGCACCAACCTGCATCACGCTTTGGCTTTGGCGTCGCGGCACCTGCGGCGCCATCCCAACGCCCAGCCGGTCGTCCTGATTGTCACCGACGGCGAGCCCACCGCGCACCTGGAGGGCTTCGACGACGGCGCCGAGGTCTTCTTCGACTACCCGCCACACCCGCGGACCCTCGCTCACACCGTGCGCGGGTTCGACGAGGTGGCCCGGCTCGGCGCCCAGATCACGATCTTCCGGCTCGGCAGCGATCCGCAGCTGGCGCGGTTCGTCGACCAGGTCGCGCGGCACGTCGCCGGTCG
- a CDS encoding sigma 54-interacting transcriptional regulator yields MSQPKDLPRTVGELRASGHRERGVKAEIRENLLAALADRRDVWPGILGFEDTVIPQLERALIAGHDVVLLGERGQGKTRLLRALTGLLDEWTPVIAGAELGEHPYSPITPESIRRAADSGDDLPIEWRHRSERYTEKLATPDTSVADLVGDIDPIKVAEGRSLGDPETIAYGLIPRAHRGIVAVNELPDLAERIQVSMLNVMEERDIQVRGYTLRLPLDVLVVASANPEDYTNRGRIITPLKDRFGAEIRTHYPLEIESEIGVIRQEAHLAAEVPDYLLAVLARFARNLRESSSIDQRSGVSARFAIAAAETVAASARHRAAILGEDDPVARVVDLATVIDVLRGKLEFETGEEGREQAVLEHLLRRATADTAQRLLGGIDVGPVVAAVEEGSPVTTGERVSAKDVLAALPDLPAIDAVAARLGAQSVGERAAAVELALEALYLAKRIDKVTGEGETVYG; encoded by the coding sequence GTGAGTCAACCCAAGGATCTGCCTCGCACGGTCGGTGAGCTGCGCGCTTCGGGGCACCGTGAACGGGGCGTGAAAGCCGAAATCCGGGAGAATCTGCTGGCGGCCCTTGCGGACCGGCGCGATGTCTGGCCCGGAATCCTGGGCTTCGAGGACACCGTCATTCCGCAACTGGAGCGCGCGCTGATCGCGGGCCACGACGTGGTGCTGCTCGGCGAGCGCGGTCAGGGCAAGACCCGCCTGCTGCGCGCGTTGACCGGGCTGCTCGACGAGTGGACCCCGGTGATCGCGGGTGCCGAGCTCGGTGAGCACCCGTACAGCCCCATCACGCCGGAATCGATCCGGCGCGCGGCCGATTCGGGCGACGACCTGCCGATCGAGTGGCGCCACCGCAGCGAGCGTTACACCGAGAAGCTGGCCACCCCGGACACCAGCGTGGCCGACCTGGTCGGTGACATCGACCCGATCAAGGTGGCCGAGGGACGCAGCCTCGGCGACCCGGAGACCATTGCCTACGGCCTCATCCCGCGCGCGCACCGCGGCATCGTGGCCGTCAACGAGCTGCCCGATCTCGCCGAACGCATCCAGGTCTCGATGCTCAACGTCATGGAGGAGCGCGACATCCAGGTGCGCGGCTACACGCTGCGACTGCCGCTCGACGTGCTCGTGGTCGCGAGCGCCAACCCCGAGGACTACACCAACCGCGGCCGCATCATCACGCCGCTCAAGGACCGCTTCGGTGCCGAGATCCGCACGCACTACCCGCTGGAGATCGAATCCGAGATCGGCGTGATCCGTCAGGAGGCGCACCTGGCCGCCGAGGTGCCCGACTATCTGCTCGCGGTGCTGGCCCGGTTCGCACGCAATCTGCGTGAGTCGAGCTCGATCGACCAGCGGTCCGGGGTGTCCGCGCGGTTCGCGATCGCGGCGGCCGAGACCGTCGCGGCCTCTGCGCGGCACCGCGCGGCGATCCTCGGCGAGGACGATCCGGTCGCACGTGTGGTGGATCTTGCGACCGTGATCGACGTGCTGCGCGGCAAGTTGGAGTTCGAGACCGGCGAGGAGGGGCGCGAGCAGGCTGTGCTCGAGCATCTCTTGCGTCGTGCCACTGCCGACACCGCGCAGCGGTTGCTCGGCGGAATCGACGTCGGGCCCGTGGTGGCCGCCGTCGAGGAAGGTTCCCCGGTGACCACGGGTGAGCGGGTGTCGGCCAAGGACGTGCTCGCGGCCCTGCCAGACCTGCCCGCGATCGATGCGGTGGCTGCCAGGCTGGGGGCCCAGTCGGTCGGTGAACGGGCCGCAGCGGTCGAATTGGCGCTCGAAGCGCTGTATCTGGCGAAGCGCATCGACAAGGTGACGGGGGAGGGTGAGACCGTCTATGGCTAA
- a CDS encoding LpqN/LpqT family lipoprotein, producing the protein MPLASGQVFAGFTIVRLVGTGGMGEVYLAAHPRLPREDALKVLPQTVSADNEFRQRFIREADMAATLWHPHIVGVHDRGEFEGRLWISMDYVDGHDAARLLHDQYPSGMPAEDVIEIIAAVADALDYAHQRQLLHRDVKPANILLTSKQGSKRRIMLTDFGIARRADEVNGLTSTNITVGSMSYTAPEQLMGQKLDGRADQYSLAATAYRLFTGSPPYAHSNPAVVISHHLSSPVPKLAATKPELAAFDSVMARGLAKDPKDRYDTCHDFATALAEAAAGATAPTTRMPALAPTPTPAPQQAMPVAPPPRPPVPMSPSNPTAHPRPNPPSEPPVFTSSWTVSEPARKPSSGTGGIPTAGGSGSGMAPPPPTGFGPPPLPYVTTPRKKAGKRKGILIASAICAVVLLVGGITVAMTSGDDGPTPGPETSTNTAAPSSSETTASTPPQPPGHSYTIADYIRDNKINETTVHRGDPGAPVFTMPTPPGWADAGPRTPQWAYSAIVNDTITPTDPPSVISLISKLVGNVDTKKLLEFAPNELQNLADYEPVGGIDRGNLSGFNSVTLGGSYLKDGRRRAIMQTTVVMDSPGGMFVLQVNSDSLYRDMQALVDINKAISEQGTITVP; encoded by the coding sequence ATGCCGTTGGCTAGCGGTCAGGTCTTCGCGGGGTTCACCATCGTCAGGTTGGTGGGCACTGGCGGCATGGGCGAGGTCTACCTGGCGGCCCATCCGCGGCTGCCGCGCGAGGACGCGCTCAAGGTGCTCCCGCAGACCGTTAGTGCAGATAACGAGTTCCGTCAGCGGTTCATCCGCGAGGCCGACATGGCGGCCACCCTGTGGCACCCGCACATCGTCGGCGTGCACGACCGCGGCGAGTTCGAAGGCCGGTTGTGGATCTCGATGGATTACGTCGACGGCCACGACGCGGCCCGCCTGCTGCACGACCAGTACCCGTCGGGCATGCCCGCCGAGGATGTGATCGAGATCATAGCTGCGGTGGCCGACGCGCTGGACTACGCGCATCAGCGCCAGCTGCTGCACCGCGACGTCAAACCCGCCAACATCCTCCTCACCAGCAAACAAGGCTCCAAGCGCCGCATCATGCTGACCGACTTCGGCATCGCGCGCCGCGCCGACGAGGTCAACGGGCTGACATCGACCAACATCACGGTGGGCTCGATGTCATACACCGCGCCGGAGCAGCTCATGGGCCAGAAGCTCGACGGCCGCGCCGACCAGTACTCGTTGGCCGCGACGGCCTACCGGCTCTTCACGGGCTCGCCGCCGTACGCGCACAGCAACCCGGCCGTGGTGATCAGCCATCACCTGAGCTCGCCGGTGCCCAAGCTTGCCGCCACCAAACCTGAACTCGCAGCGTTTGATTCAGTGATGGCGCGCGGGCTGGCCAAGGATCCCAAGGACCGCTACGACACGTGCCACGACTTCGCGACGGCATTGGCGGAGGCCGCCGCAGGCGCGACCGCACCGACAACGCGGATGCCTGCGCTGGCACCGACCCCGACACCCGCGCCGCAGCAGGCGATGCCCGTCGCTCCCCCGCCACGACCGCCCGTGCCCATGTCGCCGTCCAACCCGACAGCCCACCCACGTCCCAACCCGCCGTCGGAGCCGCCGGTGTTCACGTCGTCGTGGACCGTCTCCGAGCCTGCTCGCAAACCCTCGAGCGGAACCGGCGGGATTCCCACCGCGGGCGGGTCCGGGAGCGGGATGGCGCCGCCACCGCCCACGGGCTTCGGCCCGCCGCCGCTGCCGTACGTCACGACACCGCGCAAGAAGGCGGGCAAGCGCAAGGGCATTCTGATCGCGTCCGCGATCTGCGCGGTGGTGCTGCTCGTCGGCGGGATCACCGTGGCGATGACCTCGGGCGACGACGGGCCCACGCCGGGCCCCGAGACAAGTACCAACACCGCGGCGCCCTCGTCGTCGGAGACGACGGCGTCGACGCCGCCGCAGCCGCCCGGGCACTCGTACACGATCGCCGACTACATCCGCGACAACAAGATCAACGAGACCACGGTCCACCGGGGCGATCCGGGTGCGCCCGTGTTCACGATGCCGACCCCGCCGGGGTGGGCCGACGCCGGCCCCCGCACACCGCAGTGGGCGTACTCCGCGATCGTGAACGACACCATCACGCCGACGGATCCGCCGTCGGTGATCTCGTTGATCTCGAAGCTCGTGGGCAATGTCGACACCAAGAAGCTGCTCGAGTTCGCGCCCAACGAGCTGCAGAACCTCGCGGACTACGAGCCCGTGGGCGGCATCGACCGCGGGAACCTCAGCGGGTTCAACTCGGTGACGCTGGGCGGTTCGTACCTCAAGGACGGCAGGCGCCGCGCGATCATGCAGACCACGGTCGTGATGGATTCACCGGGCGGGATGTTCGTGCTGCAGGTCAACTCGGACTCGCTGTACCGCGACATGCAGGCGCTCGTCGACATCAACAAGGCGATCTCGGAGCAGGGCACCATCACGGTGCCCTGA
- a CDS encoding esterase-like activity of phytase family protein — protein sequence MRRVKLTAVATLLLVSPMAACSTGAEGAAAGGQQGKTFGTAVGTPLVFTPGELLAATGGTTPVGYARPEHGTLSYGAGGTVVYTPDDGYTGADALRVTVSDAVRAFAVDTPPLATIGGVEVQSSGNGSAIAAVPGTTDQFYGLTDRGPNVDGRTDGEKVLPVPEFQPHITAFTLRDGVAVPGRAIRLSGRDGAPLVGLVDPQADTGETLVDINGKPLPTSDHGLDTEGLVALPDGTFWVSDEYGPFLVHFDAQGKELERLSPFDGTLPRELSLRSANQGMEGLTITPDGKTLVGIMQSALKMPGLSGSAKSVPLSRIVTVDLATKDVREYLYPLSDPQESKVAVSEITALGPTTFLVDERDGELQPGANKKIYLVDIATATDVGPKATVGTYRADAGGLQIDGQPIETLVGVTTDAAAVDRLKAAGVTVATKSLKLDLGALVTELNRAGEFFGHDKIEGLATPDGGKTLVIANDSDFGLAGIEGDSVPLKLKPKVLANGRQDSGEFLEVDTTKLPAKTREVTLPLRVG from the coding sequence ATGCGCCGCGTGAAACTGACAGCCGTTGCAACGTTGTTACTGGTCAGCCCGATGGCCGCCTGCTCGACGGGTGCCGAAGGGGCGGCCGCGGGCGGTCAGCAGGGCAAGACGTTCGGCACTGCAGTCGGCACTCCGCTGGTCTTCACGCCCGGCGAGCTGCTCGCGGCCACCGGGGGCACCACGCCCGTCGGCTACGCCCGTCCCGAACACGGCACGCTGAGCTACGGCGCGGGCGGGACCGTCGTGTACACCCCGGACGACGGTTACACCGGCGCAGATGCGCTTCGCGTCACGGTCTCCGATGCGGTGCGGGCGTTCGCCGTCGACACCCCGCCGTTGGCCACGATCGGCGGTGTCGAGGTGCAGAGCAGCGGCAACGGCTCGGCTATCGCGGCCGTGCCCGGTACCACCGACCAGTTCTACGGCCTGACCGACCGCGGCCCCAACGTCGACGGCCGTACCGACGGCGAGAAGGTGCTGCCGGTGCCCGAATTCCAGCCGCACATCACGGCATTCACGCTGCGCGACGGAGTCGCCGTGCCCGGCCGGGCCATTCGGCTCTCGGGACGTGACGGCGCCCCGCTCGTCGGCCTGGTCGATCCCCAGGCCGACACCGGCGAGACACTCGTCGACATCAACGGAAAGCCCTTGCCCACATCGGATCACGGCCTGGACACCGAAGGCCTGGTGGCACTGCCCGACGGAACTTTCTGGGTGTCCGACGAGTACGGACCCTTCCTGGTGCACTTCGACGCGCAAGGCAAAGAGCTGGAACGGCTTTCACCGTTCGACGGCACGCTGCCGCGCGAGTTGTCGTTGCGCAGCGCCAATCAGGGCATGGAAGGGCTGACCATCACGCCCGACGGCAAGACCCTCGTCGGCATCATGCAGTCGGCGCTCAAGATGCCTGGGTTGTCGGGCTCGGCGAAATCGGTTCCGCTGAGCCGGATCGTGACCGTCGACCTCGCAACCAAGGACGTACGCGAGTACCTCTACCCGCTGTCCGATCCGCAGGAATCCAAGGTCGCGGTTTCCGAGATCACCGCGCTCGGTCCGACCACGTTCCTCGTCGACGAACGCGACGGCGAACTGCAGCCGGGGGCGAACAAGAAGATCTACCTCGTCGACATCGCCACCGCGACCGACGTCGGCCCCAAGGCCACCGTCGGCACCTACCGCGCAGACGCCGGCGGGCTGCAGATCGACGGCCAGCCCATCGAGACGCTGGTCGGCGTCACCACCGATGCCGCGGCCGTCGATCGCCTCAAGGCAGCGGGGGTCACCGTGGCCACCAAATCCCTGAAGCTGGATCTCGGCGCCCTGGTGACCGAACTCAACAGAGCGGGCGAATTCTTCGGCCACGACAAGATCGAAGGCCTTGCGACGCCTGACGGCGGGAAAACTCTCGTCATCGCCAACGACAGCGACTTCGGCCTGGCCGGTATCGAAGGGGATTCGGTGCCGCTCAAGCTCAAGCCGAAGGTGCTGGCCAACGGTCGACAGGACTCCGGTGAGTTCCTCGAGGTCGACACCACGAAGCTGCCCGCGAAGACTCGTGAGGTCACGCTGCCGCTGCGGGTCGGCTGA
- a CDS encoding alpha/beta hydrolase, producing MNSLDWRGRPAEVHFGPAAWQSVTLGVVTAIVLRPVLAVLTLLGLAINRVAPALLQRAHLDVIDRPLRVIRPLPGTTVTPVALPNCPAEWVVAADARDSDLVIVYLHGSALVTLGLNSHRRFVSKLSATTGARVLNVGYRLAPQAGIEEAVSDGLDAYRHVLSLGVAPERIVLAGDSAGGLMAADTALAARDAGLPVPAGQVLLSPLTSSDMDLKYRALQEHRDVMFPFMTVKFIYDVFATVNGTRPTPVMPPEADLHGLGPFLLQVGNNEMLRNDAYALADRLTADGVPVWVQVWDKAMHMFQLSFDVNPDARRAVEEITSFIDYITATVEDEASA from the coding sequence GTGAATTCGCTCGATTGGCGCGGCCGACCCGCTGAAGTGCACTTCGGACCCGCAGCCTGGCAGTCCGTGACGCTCGGTGTGGTGACCGCGATCGTCCTGCGGCCGGTGCTCGCCGTGCTGACACTGCTGGGGCTCGCGATCAACCGCGTCGCTCCCGCCCTGCTGCAGCGCGCCCACCTCGACGTCATCGACCGGCCGCTGCGGGTCATCCGTCCGTTGCCCGGCACCACGGTGACCCCCGTGGCGCTGCCGAATTGTCCGGCGGAGTGGGTCGTGGCTGCCGATGCCCGCGACTCCGATCTGGTGATCGTGTACCTGCACGGGTCGGCCCTGGTGACGCTCGGGCTCAACTCGCACCGCCGGTTCGTCTCCAAACTGTCGGCGACCACGGGGGCCCGCGTGCTCAACGTCGGCTACCGGTTGGCGCCACAGGCCGGCATCGAAGAGGCCGTTTCCGACGGCCTGGACGCCTACCGGCACGTGCTGTCCCTCGGCGTCGCCCCCGAACGCATTGTGCTGGCGGGCGATTCGGCAGGCGGCCTGATGGCCGCGGATACCGCGTTGGCCGCGCGCGACGCCGGGCTTCCGGTGCCCGCGGGCCAGGTGCTGCTGTCGCCGCTGACCTCGTCCGACATGGACCTCAAATACCGTGCGTTGCAAGAACATCGCGACGTGATGTTCCCGTTCATGACCGTCAAGTTCATCTACGATGTGTTCGCCACCGTCAACGGCACCCGCCCGACCCCGGTCATGCCGCCGGAGGCCGATCTGCACGGCCTCGGACCGTTCCTGCTGCAGGTCGGCAACAACGAGATGCTGCGCAACGACGCTTACGCGCTGGCCGACCGGCTCACTGCCGACGGCGTTCCGGTGTGGGTTCAGGTGTGGGACAAGGCCATGCACATGTTCCAGCTGAGCTTCGACGTCAATCCCGATGCGCGCCGTGCGGTCGAGGAGATCACGTCGTTCATCGACTACATAACCGCCACGGTCGAGGACGAGGCGAGCGCTTAG
- a CDS encoding LpqN/LpqT family lipoprotein, which translates to MRTASKCAAVLLASAVLLTSACTRYADDATATAGPELLAAAKSGELKCHPVDVPLVEIERVDDDEPTLKIPTPPGWNRVTGKDTDLLRYTMVNRDLSTFDFAPTAVAALESVPDAMEADAVFAAQRKSIVGLGVPESAMDITDHELCGLPAQTVRYQVPEMNGLRPHPATALFVAYQTELRTYCAGLTIQTTAPDNLTYKRDAETILTGFQVLPSPHA; encoded by the coding sequence ATGAGGACCGCGTCGAAGTGCGCCGCAGTGCTGCTGGCCTCGGCGGTGCTGCTCACCTCGGCGTGCACGCGCTACGCCGACGACGCGACCGCGACGGCCGGGCCGGAGTTGTTGGCGGCGGCCAAGTCCGGTGAGCTGAAGTGCCACCCGGTCGACGTGCCGCTCGTGGAGATCGAACGGGTCGACGACGACGAGCCGACGCTCAAGATCCCGACCCCGCCGGGCTGGAACCGCGTGACGGGCAAGGACACCGACCTGCTCCGGTACACCATGGTCAACCGGGATCTGTCCACCTTCGACTTCGCGCCCACCGCGGTGGCCGCGTTGGAAAGCGTGCCCGACGCGATGGAAGCCGACGCGGTATTCGCTGCGCAACGCAAGTCGATCGTGGGTCTCGGCGTGCCCGAGTCCGCCATGGACATCACCGACCATGAGCTGTGCGGGCTGCCGGCGCAGACCGTGCGCTATCAGGTGCCGGAGATGAACGGTCTGCGTCCACACCCGGCCACCGCGTTGTTCGTGGCGTATCAGACGGAGCTGCGTACCTACTGCGCGGGTCTGACCATCCAGACCACCGCGCCGGACAACCTGACCTACAAGCGCGACGCGGAGACCATCCTCACCGGGTTCCAGGTGCTGCCTTCGCCGCACGCCTGA
- the purH gene encoding bifunctional phosphoribosylaminoimidazolecarboxamide formyltransferase/IMP cyclohydrolase — protein sequence MSDKKQIRRALISVYDKTGLADLARGLHEAGVAIVSTGSTAKTIAASGVPVTPVEDVTGFPEVLDGRVKTLHPRVHAGLLADTRKPEHVAALTELGVEAFELVVVNLYPFSETVESGASVDECVEQIDIGGPSMVRAAAKNHPSVAVVVDPLGYDGVLAAVRAGGFTLDERKKLASLAFRHTAEYDVAVAGWMGSTLAPEQPEQPLPAWFAGTWHRNAVLRYGENPHQQAAVYRDDSAWPGLAQAEQLHGKEMSYNNYTDADAAWRAAFDHEEICVAIIKHANPCGIAVSSVSVADAHRKAHECDPLSAFGGVIASNTEVSVEMAETVADIFTEVIIAPAYEPGAVEVLARKKNIRILVASEPLVGGVEMRQISGGLLLQQRDALDAAGDDPNNWTLATGSPADEQTLADLAFAWRACRAVKSNAIVVAKDGATVGVGMGQVNRVDAAGLAVQRAGDRVVGAVAASDAFFPFPDGLETLTAAGVKAIVHPGGSMRDAEVTAAAEAAGISLYLTGARHFAH from the coding sequence ATGAGCGACAAGAAGCAGATCCGGCGGGCGTTGATCAGTGTGTATGACAAGACCGGCCTCGCTGATCTGGCCCGCGGCCTGCACGAGGCGGGCGTCGCCATCGTCTCCACCGGGTCAACCGCCAAAACCATTGCCGCCAGCGGTGTTCCGGTGACACCGGTCGAAGATGTCACGGGTTTCCCTGAGGTGCTCGACGGCCGGGTCAAGACGCTGCACCCACGCGTGCACGCCGGGCTGCTGGCCGACACCCGCAAGCCCGAGCACGTGGCGGCGCTCACCGAGCTCGGCGTCGAGGCGTTCGAGCTCGTGGTGGTGAACCTCTACCCGTTCTCCGAGACCGTGGAATCCGGTGCCTCGGTGGACGAATGCGTCGAACAGATCGACATCGGCGGCCCGTCGATGGTACGTGCTGCGGCCAAGAACCATCCCAGCGTCGCCGTGGTGGTCGACCCGTTGGGCTACGACGGCGTGCTCGCGGCCGTGCGGGCCGGTGGTTTCACGCTCGACGAGCGAAAGAAGCTGGCGTCGTTGGCATTCCGCCACACCGCTGAGTACGACGTCGCAGTGGCCGGCTGGATGGGGTCGACCTTGGCCCCTGAACAGCCCGAGCAGCCGCTGCCTGCCTGGTTCGCGGGCACCTGGCACCGCAACGCGGTCTTGCGCTACGGCGAGAACCCGCATCAGCAGGCCGCGGTGTACCGCGACGACTCCGCGTGGCCGGGCCTGGCGCAGGCTGAGCAGCTGCACGGAAAAGAGATGTCGTACAACAACTACACCGATGCCGACGCCGCCTGGCGCGCCGCGTTCGACCACGAAGAGATCTGCGTGGCGATCATCAAGCACGCCAATCCGTGCGGCATCGCGGTCTCGTCGGTGTCGGTGGCCGATGCCCACCGCAAGGCGCACGAGTGTGATCCGCTGAGCGCCTTCGGCGGTGTGATCGCGTCCAACACCGAGGTCAGTGTCGAGATGGCCGAGACCGTGGCCGACATCTTCACCGAGGTGATCATCGCGCCGGCGTACGAGCCGGGCGCCGTGGAAGTGCTTGCGCGCAAGAAGAACATCCGCATCCTCGTCGCGTCGGAGCCGTTGGTCGGCGGCGTCGAGATGCGCCAGATCAGCGGTGGACTGCTGCTACAGCAGCGTGATGCGCTCGACGCCGCGGGTGACGATCCGAACAACTGGACGCTGGCCACCGGATCGCCCGCCGACGAGCAGACCCTGGCCGATCTGGCTTTCGCGTGGCGCGCCTGCCGGGCCGTGAAGTCCAACGCGATCGTGGTGGCCAAGGACGGCGCGACGGTCGGTGTGGGCATGGGCCAGGTGAACCGGGTCGACGCCGCGGGGCTCGCGGTGCAGCGGGCAGGTGACCGCGTGGTGGGCGCGGTGGCGGCCTCCGATGCGTTCTTCCCGTTCCCCGACGGGTTGGAGACGCTCACCGCGGCGGGCGTCAAGGCGATCGTGCACCCGGGCGGCTCGATGCGCGACGCCGAGGTCACCGCGGCCGCCGAAGCCGCCGGGATCAGCCTGTACCTCACGGGCGCACGACATTTCGCACACTAG
- the purN gene encoding phosphoribosylglycinamide formyltransferase yields the protein MQQPLRVPPSAPARLVVLASGTGSLLASLLAAAVDDYPARVVAVGTDRTCAALDIAAAAGVPTYTTRLGDHPDRAAWDTAITEATAEHEPDLVVSAGFMKILGPEFLSRFPGRVVNTHPALLPAFPGAHAVPDAMAYGVRVTGCTVHLVDAGMDTGPILAQQPVEIRDEDTEETLHERIKVVERRLLVDVLAALATRGVTWTGRKATIG from the coding sequence GTGCAGCAACCGCTACGTGTACCCCCGAGTGCACCGGCACGGCTGGTAGTGCTGGCTTCGGGTACCGGATCGTTGCTCGCGTCGCTATTGGCCGCGGCCGTCGACGATTACCCGGCCCGGGTCGTGGCCGTCGGCACCGACCGTACGTGCGCGGCGCTCGACATCGCAGCGGCGGCCGGAGTGCCCACCTACACCACCCGGCTCGGGGACCACCCCGACCGGGCAGCGTGGGACACGGCGATCACCGAGGCCACCGCCGAACACGAGCCGGATCTGGTGGTGTCGGCGGGCTTCATGAAGATCCTTGGACCGGAGTTCCTTTCCCGCTTCCCGGGCCGCGTCGTCAACACCCACCCGGCACTGCTGCCCGCGTTTCCGGGCGCGCATGCCGTGCCCGACGCGATGGCCTACGGCGTCCGCGTGACGGGATGCACGGTGCATCTGGTCGATGCCGGGATGGACACCGGGCCGATCCTCGCGCAACAGCCTGTCGAGATCCGCGACGAGGACACCGAAGAGACTTTGCACGAGCGCATCAAAGTCGTCGAACGACGGCTGCTGGTGGACGTGCTGGCCGCGCTGGCAACCCGCGGCGTGACCTGGACCGGACGAAAGGCGACCATAGGATGA